A window from Bosea sp. ANAM02 encodes these proteins:
- the mutL gene encoding DNA mismatch repair endonuclease MutL, with the protein MTVRRLDPVLVDRIAAGEVIERPAAAVKELVENAIDAGARSIAVTIQGGGRELIRVVDDGAGMTPEDLELAVDRHATSKLPDGDLFAIDTLGFRGEALPSIGSVARLSIATRRRDAGQGSGLVVEAGEKGVVRPVAAAPGTRIEVSDLFIFTPARLKFLKSDRAEAQAVSEMLRRLAIAHPEIRFSLEGEHISAFDWPAEPIGEEGLLRRLGRALGRDFPENALRIEAEREGIRISGFAGLPTFHRGTSAGVHLSVNGRPVRDKLLLSAVRGAYADVVPSDRHPVLFLDIGCDPRSVDVNVHPAKSEVRFRDPALVRGLVVSGLKAALAAAGHRATTTGGARTLDAFRAVLSMGGGSGATIPRPSFPEAPGWSAPAPLPTGAPQSGFSDFAAPSADARAHLAEPSADALDRPLGAARAQVHETYIVAQTREGVVIVDQHAAHERLVYERLKAERARNGIARQPLLLPEVVELDPVNADRLIAAGSELESLGLVLESFGPGAVLVREAPSQLAGGNLQRLVRDVADALAEHGTAGSLERRLDHVLATMACHNSVRAGRRMRPEEMDALLREMEITPNSGQCNHGRPTYVELKLSDIERLFGRR; encoded by the coding sequence ATGACCGTCCGCCGCCTCGATCCCGTTCTGGTCGACCGCATCGCCGCCGGCGAGGTGATCGAGCGGCCGGCTGCGGCTGTGAAGGAGCTGGTCGAGAACGCGATCGACGCCGGCGCGCGCTCGATCGCGGTCACCATCCAGGGCGGCGGGCGAGAGCTGATCCGCGTCGTCGATGACGGTGCCGGCATGACGCCGGAGGATCTCGAACTCGCCGTCGATCGCCATGCCACCTCGAAACTGCCCGACGGCGATCTCTTCGCCATCGACACGCTCGGCTTCCGCGGCGAGGCCCTGCCCTCGATCGGCTCGGTCGCAAGGCTCTCGATCGCGACCCGTCGACGCGATGCAGGGCAGGGCTCGGGCCTCGTTGTCGAGGCCGGCGAGAAGGGCGTCGTCCGTCCCGTCGCAGCGGCGCCCGGCACGCGCATCGAGGTCTCGGACCTCTTCATCTTCACTCCGGCCCGCCTGAAATTCCTGAAGAGCGACCGGGCCGAGGCGCAGGCCGTCTCCGAGATGCTACGGCGCCTCGCCATCGCCCATCCCGAAATCCGCTTCTCGCTCGAAGGCGAGCATATCAGCGCCTTCGACTGGCCGGCCGAGCCGATCGGCGAGGAGGGGCTGCTGCGCCGCCTCGGCCGGGCGCTCGGCCGCGACTTCCCCGAGAATGCGCTGCGCATCGAGGCCGAGCGCGAAGGCATCCGCATTTCCGGCTTCGCTGGCTTGCCGACCTTCCATCGCGGCACCTCGGCCGGCGTGCATCTGTCCGTCAACGGCCGCCCCGTCCGCGATAAATTGCTGCTTTCGGCAGTGCGCGGCGCCTATGCCGATGTCGTGCCCTCCGACCGGCATCCCGTGCTCTTCCTCGATATCGGCTGCGATCCGCGCTCGGTCGACGTCAACGTCCACCCCGCCAAGAGCGAGGTGCGTTTCCGCGACCCGGCGCTGGTGCGCGGCCTCGTCGTCTCCGGCCTGAAGGCGGCGCTCGCCGCCGCCGGCCACCGCGCCACCACCACGGGCGGCGCCCGCACGCTCGATGCCTTCCGCGCCGTGCTCTCGATGGGCGGGGGCAGCGGCGCCACGATCCCGCGCCCTTCCTTCCCGGAGGCGCCGGGCTGGAGCGCCCCGGCCCCGCTCCCGACGGGCGCCCCGCAATCCGGCTTCTCCGATTTCGCCGCGCCCTCGGCCGATGCCCGCGCGCATCTGGCCGAGCCCTCGGCGGACGCGCTCGACCGGCCGCTCGGCGCCGCCCGTGCCCAGGTCCACGAGACCTATATCGTCGCCCAGACCCGCGAGGGCGTCGTCATCGTCGACCAGCATGCCGCCCATGAGCGCCTCGTCTATGAGCGCCTCAAGGCCGAGCGCGCCCGCAACGGCATCGCCCGCCAGCCCCTGCTGCTGCCGGAAGTGGTCGAGCTCGATCCCGTCAATGCCGACCGCCTGATCGCGGCGGGCAGCGAGCTCGAAAGTCTCGGCCTCGTGCTTGAATCCTTCGGCCCCGGCGCGGTTCTGGTACGCGAAGCGCCGAGCCAACTCGCCGGCGGCAATCTCCAGCGCCTCGTCCGCGATGTCGCCGATGCGCTGGCCGAGCACGGCACGGCCGGCTCGCTGGAGCGCCGGCTCGACCATGTCCTGGCGACGATGGCCTGCCACAACTCGGTCCGCGCCGGCCGGCGCATGCGCCCCGAAGAGATGGACGCGCTTTTGCGCGAGATGGAGATCACGCCCAATTCCGGCCAGTGCAACCACGGCCGGCCGACCTATGTCGAATTGAAGCTCAGCGATATCGAGCGGCTGTTTGGGCGGCGCTGA
- a CDS encoding GFA family protein — translation MANEATVQATCHCKSVLFEATLTDGMKTARRCDCSFCRMRGAVVVSASSVRIVSGEDKLGEYQFNTRTAKHYFCLGCGIYTHHQRRSNPGQLGVNVACIAGASPFDFRELQVNDGINHPSDMPAGSKPRIAGILRYEPTQA, via the coding sequence ATGGCGAATGAGGCGACTGTCCAGGCGACCTGTCACTGCAAAAGCGTTCTGTTCGAAGCGACCCTGACCGATGGCATGAAAACGGCGCGCCGCTGCGATTGCTCGTTTTGCCGCATGCGGGGTGCAGTCGTGGTTTCGGCAAGCAGCGTCAGGATCGTCTCGGGCGAGGACAAGCTCGGCGAGTACCAATTCAACACCCGGACGGCGAAGCACTATTTCTGCCTGGGCTGCGGCATCTACACCCATCACCAGCGCCGCTCGAATCCCGGGCAGCTCGGGGTGAACGTTGCCTGCATCGCTGGCGCCAGTCCGTTCGATTTCCGAGAGCTGCAGGTCAATGACGGCATCAACCATCCCAGCGATATGCCCGCTGGTTCGAAGCCGAGGATAGCCGGCATCCTTCGCTACGAGCCGACGCAAGCGTGA
- the rsmD gene encoding 16S rRNA (guanine(966)-N(2))-methyltransferase RsmD, with product MRIVGGRLGGRPLAGPKPGIGSIRPTSDRLRESLFNVLVHAYGDAVEGARVLDLFAGTGALGFEALSRGAGFALLVDDGTEARGIIRENQMALGVAGFSRIFRRDATKLGPITGMAPFGLVFCDPPYRKGLGEKALVSAREGGWLAPDALIVLEEAADAEISLPEGFEELERRGYGETQVLLLRTTP from the coding sequence ATGCGGATCGTCGGCGGACGCCTGGGCGGCCGGCCTCTGGCCGGCCCGAAACCAGGGATCGGCAGCATTCGGCCGACCTCGGACCGGCTGCGCGAATCCCTGTTCAACGTGCTCGTCCATGCCTATGGCGATGCGGTCGAGGGCGCGCGCGTGCTCGATCTCTTCGCCGGAACGGGCGCGCTCGGCTTCGAGGCCCTGTCGCGCGGCGCGGGCTTCGCGCTGCTGGTCGATGACGGCACCGAGGCGCGCGGCATCATCCGCGAGAACCAGATGGCTCTGGGCGTCGCCGGCTTCAGCCGCATTTTCCGCCGCGACGCGACCAAGCTCGGCCCGATCACCGGCATGGCCCCGTTCGGCCTCGTCTTCTGCGATCCGCCCTATCGCAAGGGGCTCGGCGAGAAGGCGCTGGTCTCGGCCCGCGAAGGCGGCTGGCTCGCGCCTGACGCGCTGATCGTGCTGGAAGAGGCGGCGGATGCCGAGATCAGCCTGCCCGAGGGCTTCGAGGAGCTGGAGCGGCGGGGTTATGGTGAAACGCAGGTGCTGTTGCTGCGGACAACGCCCTAA
- a CDS encoding pseudouridine synthase: MKDDDNNRGRGPRKGGGAGGRGPGSGGKGFGGKSFGGRAGGEGRGPARDGERKPFRSRSGGDERPARRFERPAGAEGEAPRPRRFDGDRPVRARAEGEGRGFRERSGEERPRRTGERPFAGRDRPQGDRPPRGEGRDGEKRFSRPRGPRFEGQEDRPRRPRAAEPERKLITAEEPERIAKVMARAGVASRRDSEAMIAEGRVSVNGTVLDSPALDVKPTDIVLIDGEPLPARERTRLWLYHKPRGVVTTNFDPEGRPTVFDVLPEDLPRVLTIGRLDINTEGLLLLTNDGGLARVLELPETGWLRRYRVRAFGEVTQDRLDTVKDGVTIDGIQYGPVVARFERQQGFNTWLTVDLREGKNREVKTVLEHLGLTVNRLIRISFGPFQLGELEEGEADEIRSRVLQDQLGSELAAKAGADFESPRRDALPAAPRPAPGGDDRPRRRREPIEDEHETRREAVRELRGDKPWTRTVWRDAETEPQRERKAPPRRGADPKLERQEREASGDVKRRRDTPIADPKGRRVLVERVSTPVAEERAAPARESKRRPDRMPRQERGREERGGDEARTQRPLTRTGGDERPARRPRSEAGGRDRGGDRPWEDRAPRGERPERAPRDDAERPARAFRERSAEDRPRSRSFGDKPAGKGFGGKSFGARSSDRPGDDRPRGRGFGDRPGGKGFGPRSSDRPAGGGRPFGGKPGGGRGPRPGGGPRGGKRD; this comes from the coding sequence ATGAAAGACGACGACAACAACAGAGGCCGCGGCCCACGCAAGGGCGGTGGCGCCGGCGGCCGTGGACCCGGCTCCGGTGGCAAAGGCTTCGGCGGCAAGAGCTTCGGCGGCCGCGCCGGCGGCGAAGGCCGTGGGCCTGCGCGCGATGGCGAGCGCAAGCCCTTCCGCAGCCGTTCGGGCGGCGACGAGCGCCCGGCCCGCCGCTTCGAGCGCCCTGCCGGCGCCGAGGGCGAGGCTCCGCGTCCGCGCCGTTTCGATGGAGATCGTCCGGTGCGCGCCAGGGCCGAAGGCGAGGGCCGTGGCTTCCGCGAGCGTTCGGGCGAGGAGCGTCCGCGCCGCACCGGCGAGCGTCCCTTCGCCGGGCGCGATCGGCCGCAGGGCGACCGGCCGCCGCGTGGCGAAGGCCGCGATGGCGAGAAGCGGTTTTCGCGTCCACGCGGGCCGCGTTTCGAGGGCCAGGAGGATCGTCCCCGCCGCCCGCGCGCGGCCGAGCCCGAGCGCAAGCTGATCACGGCCGAGGAGCCGGAGCGCATCGCCAAGGTGATGGCGCGCGCCGGCGTCGCCTCGCGCCGCGACAGCGAGGCGATGATCGCGGAAGGCCGCGTCAGCGTGAACGGCACCGTGCTGGACAGCCCGGCCCTCGACGTGAAGCCGACCGATATCGTGCTGATCGACGGCGAGCCCTTGCCGGCCCGCGAGCGCACGCGGCTGTGGCTCTACCACAAGCCCCGCGGCGTGGTGACGACCAATTTCGACCCGGAAGGCCGCCCGACCGTCTTCGACGTGCTGCCGGAGGACCTGCCGCGCGTGCTGACCATCGGCCGGCTCGACATCAACACCGAAGGCCTGCTGCTGCTGACCAATGACGGCGGGCTGGCGCGCGTGCTGGAGCTGCCGGAGACCGGCTGGCTGCGCCGCTACCGCGTGCGCGCTTTCGGCGAGGTGACGCAGGACAGGCTCGACACGGTCAAGGACGGCGTCACCATCGACGGCATCCAGTATGGGCCGGTGGTCGCCCGCTTCGAGCGCCAGCAGGGCTTCAACACCTGGCTGACGGTCGATCTGCGCGAGGGCAAGAACCGCGAGGTCAAGACCGTGCTCGAGCATCTCGGGCTGACGGTGAACCGCCTGATCCGCATTTCCTTCGGCCCGTTCCAGCTCGGCGAGCTCGAGGAGGGCGAGGCCGACGAGATCCGCTCGCGCGTGCTGCAGGACCAGCTCGGCAGCGAGCTCGCGGCCAAGGCCGGCGCCGATTTCGAATCGCCGCGCCGCGACGCCCTGCCCGCCGCGCCGCGCCCGGCGCCCGGCGGCGACGATCGCCCGCGCCGCCGCCGCGAACCGATCGAGGATGAGCACGAGACCCGCCGCGAAGCGGTGCGCGAATTGCGCGGCGACAAGCCCTGGACCCGCACGGTCTGGCGCGATGCCGAAACCGAGCCGCAGCGCGAACGCAAGGCCCCGCCGCGTCGCGGCGCCGATCCGAAGCTGGAGCGGCAGGAGCGCGAGGCCTCAGGTGATGTGAAGCGCCGCCGCGACACGCCGATCGCCGACCCGAAGGGCCGGCGCGTGCTGGTCGAGCGCGTCAGCACCCCGGTGGCCGAGGAGCGCGCCGCTCCGGCCCGCGAGAGCAAGCGCAGGCCCGACCGCATGCCGCGCCAGGAGCGCGGCCGCGAGGAGCGTGGCGGCGACGAGGCGCGCACGCAGCGTCCCCTCACCCGCACCGGCGGCGATGAGCGGCCGGCACGGCGCCCGCGCAGCGAGGCCGGCGGACGCGACCGCGGCGGCGATCGCCCTTGGGAGGATCGCGCTCCGCGTGGCGAACGTCCCGAGCGCGCCCCGCGCGACGATGCCGAGCGCCCTGCCCGCGCCTTCCGCGAGCGTTCCGCCGAGGATCGGCCGCGCAGCCGCAGTTTCGGCGACAAGCCGGCCGGCAAAGGCTTCGGTGGCAAGAGCTTCGGCGCACGGTCTTCCGATCGGCCGGGCGATGACCGGCCCCGTGGCCGCGGCTTCGGCGACAGGCCGGGCGGCAAGGGCTTCGGCCCACGCTCCTCGGATCGTCCCGCCGGCGGCGGGCGGCCCTTCGGCGGCAAGCCGGGCGGTGGACGTGGTCCGCGCCCCGGCGGCGGCCCGCGTGGCGGCAAGCGCGACTAA